AGAATGCGCGTCGCCAGCGTCCGGGCCGCATCGCTCGTCGCGATGCCGAACTCGCCCAGCACGTTCTTGGCGAACACGCTTGCGGCCGCGAGCAGCAGCGCCGACGCCGGGACCAGCGCCGCAAGCGAGCCGGCCGCCGCGATGAACCCGATATCCCACGGCGGATAGTAGCGCTGCACGACGAGCAGGAACGATTGGTCGACGTTGGAACCGGTCAATCCCGGAACGATCAGCAGCGCCGCCAGTCCGGCGAAGAAGACGAGCAGCAGCACGATGCTGGCATAAACCGGCAAGAAGACGGCGTTGCGCCGCAGCGCGTTGTCGCTGCGTGCGCTGTACGTGGCGGCAAACGATTGCGGCCCCATGAAGAAACCGATCGCGGTGAGCAGCACGGTCGAGACGTACCACACCGTGCCGTTGGGTGCGGTCGGGGGCTGCAGCGTCAAAAAGCCCGGATGGCGGCGCAGCACTTGATCGATCATGTTATGGTGCGAACCGAAGAACTGCGTCGGAATCGTGATGCCGGCAAAGATCACGGCGCCGATCACGAGCACGTCTTTGACGACGCTCGCCCACGCCGTACCGCGCAGGCCAGCGCTAAAGACGAAGAAGGAGATAAGGAGAAACGCGATCGCGACCGCGGCGGTCGCGTCGTACGTACCGTAACCGGCGATCTGGAGAATGTGCTGCAGGCCGCTGAGCTGCAAGGTGACGTAGGGCACGAGCAGCACGAACTGACAGATCGCGATCGCGACGCCGAGCGCGCGGCTGCCGAAGCGTTCGACGAAGAAGTCGGGACCGGTGAGCAAGTTGCGCTCTTTCCCGACGCGCCAAATCGCAGGCAGAAGAAAGTAGCCGATGACGTATCCGCAGGTGCCGTAGGCCAAAATGTAATACGCCGGTGCGCCTTTCCCGTACGCCCACCCCGCCATGCCCAGGAACGTGAAGCTCGTGTAGATTTCCCCGGCGAGCAGCACCCACAGCAAAATCGTTCCAAAGGAGCGACCGCCCACGATGAATTGCTGCGGGTCCATCTTGATGCGTCCCACGCTCAAGAGCGCGAACGCAATGGTTGCGCCGACGACGACGGCGACGATCGAGAGTGCGACGGCCGGAGCGCTCATCACCAGCGGCGCTCCAGGCGCCCGATGGTCCACAGGAACACGGGCGTCAAGAAGACCCATGCCAGAATCCAAAAGAGCACGAACGGGAGGCCGAGGATGCGGGGATCGACGCGGTTGACCAGCGGCACGGCAACCGTGAGTGCCGCGATCGGTATCGCGGCCAGCACCGCGCGCAATGGAACCATCACGAACTAATAGTATAGGGGTGCTATGGAAACCTATGACGTCGTCGTCATCGGCGCCGGGCATAACGGTCTGGTCTGTGCGGCGCTCTTAGCCAAGTCCGGCCGGTCGGTGGCCGTCTTCGAGCGTGAGCCCGAGATCGGCGGGGCGGCCGTCAGCCAAACCGACGTGTGGCCGGGCTACACGCTGTCGATGGCGTCGTACGTGCTCAGCACGTTCGATCCGTGGCTGATCGAAGAGCTCGGGCTGCGTTCGTACGGCCTCGAGTTCTATCGCAAAGATCCCTACGCGTTTACACCATTGCTCGACGGACGATCGCTGCTGCTAGGCAGCGACGGCGCCGCCAACGCGCGCGAGATTGCGGCTTTCGATCCGTCCGACGTCGCGGGGTTTCAAGCATACGGCGACGTCACCGATCGCGCCGGCAAAGCGCTGTTCGATTCGTTCTCCGATCCGGAGCCGTGCTTCGATAACTTTGACGGCGATACGCAGGCGCTGCTGCGCGGTTCGGCAGCCGAACTTGTCGAGAAGTACGTCAAGACGCCCGTACTTCAAGCCGAGCTCGTCAACGACGGATTGATCGGCACGTACCTCGGTCCGCGCGATCCCGGCACGGGATACGTGCTGGCGCACCATCTTGCGGGACGCGTGTTGGGCATTCAGGGCGCGTGGGCGTTCGTGCGCGGCGGCATGGGCTCGGTGACCGGCGCAATTGCGTCGGCTGCGCGCGCCCACGGCGCTAAAATCGTTAGTGGCCGTCGCGTCGCCAAGGTGCTCACCTTCGGCGAGCGCGCGATCGGCGTGGTGCTCGACGACGGCACCGAAATCGCCGCCAAAGCCGTCGCTTCCAACGCCCATCCGCGCACGACATTTCTCGACTTGCTCGACGGCGGCCAACTCCCGCTTGACCTCGTGGACAAAGTCTTGGGTTGGAAAACCGTCGGACCGTCGCTCAAGCTCAACCTCGCGCTGGGCGAACTGCCGAACTTTACGGCGCGTCCGGGAACCAATCCGCAGCCGCATCATCGCGCGACGATTCACGTCGCCCCGACCATCGAGTATTTGCAGCGCGCCTACGAAGACGCGCGCGCCGGCGGGGTAAGCAAGGAACCGTTGATCGAATGTTTCCTGCAAACGCCGACGGATCCGTCGCTCGCTCCCCCGGGCAAACACATTCTCTCGATTTTCGCGCAGTGGTTTCCGTGCGATCGCCCCGACGGCTGGTCGCCGAACGCGCGCGAGTCGGCCGCCGATTCGATCGTCGAAATCCTCGGACGCTTTGCGCCGAATCTTCCCAACGCCATCGAACACCGCGTCATCCTTGCGGCTCCCGATCTCGAGCGGCGCTTCGGTTTGATCGGCGGGCACATTTTCCACGGCGAGTTGCTGCCGGGACAGATCTTCGAAGATCGCTTCGCCACGCGCACGCCGATCGAGAATCTCTATCTCTGCGGTTCGGGCGCGCATCCCGGCGGCTGCGTCAGCGGCTTCCCCGGCAAACGCGCCGCCGCAGCCATTCACCACGATCTGCGACAGAAGGTAGGAGCATGACCGTAGGCAAGAGCGATTTCATCGACCAATCGGTGCAAGAGTACATCCTGTCACAGACCGTGCACGAGACGGCGATTCAGCGCGCGCTGCGTGAGGAGACGTCGCACCGCTCCAACGCGCAGATGCAAATCGGTCCCGATCAAGCGCAGTTCATGGCGCTGCTTGCGCATATTATCGGCGCCCGGCGCTATTTGGAGATCGGCGTATTCACCGGCTACAGCACGTTAGCGATGGCGCTCGCGCTGCCGTCGGACGGCCGGATCGTCGCCTGCGACGTCAGCGAAGAGTATACGTCGGTCGCTCGCCGGTATTGGGAGCAAGCAGGCGTAGCCGGCAAGATCGACCTGCGCCTTGCGCCCGCGCTGGAAACGCTCGAACGAATCGTTGGTGAAAAAACCGAGCCGTTCGACATGGCGTTCATCGACGCCGATAAGGAGAACGTCGCCAAGTATTTTG
The window above is part of the Candidatus Baltobacteraceae bacterium genome. Proteins encoded here:
- a CDS encoding NAD(P)/FAD-dependent oxidoreductase, whose protein sequence is METYDVVVIGAGHNGLVCAALLAKSGRSVAVFEREPEIGGAAVSQTDVWPGYTLSMASYVLSTFDPWLIEELGLRSYGLEFYRKDPYAFTPLLDGRSLLLGSDGAANAREIAAFDPSDVAGFQAYGDVTDRAGKALFDSFSDPEPCFDNFDGDTQALLRGSAAELVEKYVKTPVLQAELVNDGLIGTYLGPRDPGTGYVLAHHLAGRVLGIQGAWAFVRGGMGSVTGAIASAARAHGAKIVSGRRVAKVLTFGERAIGVVLDDGTEIAAKAVASNAHPRTTFLDLLDGGQLPLDLVDKVLGWKTVGPSLKLNLALGELPNFTARPGTNPQPHHRATIHVAPTIEYLQRAYEDARAGGVSKEPLIECFLQTPTDPSLAPPGKHILSIFAQWFPCDRPDGWSPNARESAADSIVEILGRFAPNLPNAIEHRVILAAPDLERRFGLIGGHIFHGELLPGQIFEDRFATRTPIENLYLCGSGAHPGGCVSGFPGKRAAAAIHHDLRQKVGA
- a CDS encoding sodium:solute symporter family protein, coding for MSAPAVALSIVAVVVGATIAFALLSVGRIKMDPQQFIVGGRSFGTILLWVLLAGEIYTSFTFLGMAGWAYGKGAPAYYILAYGTCGYVIGYFLLPAIWRVGKERNLLTGPDFFVERFGSRALGVAIAICQFVLLVPYVTLQLSGLQHILQIAGYGTYDATAAVAIAFLLISFFVFSAGLRGTAWASVVKDVLVIGAVIFAGITIPTQFFGSHHNMIDQVLRRHPGFLTLQPPTAPNGTVWYVSTVLLTAIGFFMGPQSFAATYSARSDNALRRNAVFLPVYASIVLLLVFFAGLAALLIVPGLTGSNVDQSFLLVVQRYYPPWDIGFIAAAGSLAALVPASALLLAAASVFAKNVLGEFGIATSDAARTLATRILVVVVALLALGLWLEEQRTIVELLLIYYNGMTQFAPATIGTFVWRRITVWGVTAGIAVGLVLAIVFANASELVWGINPGFAALAANVVVMIVVSLATYKEKEPAVASS
- a CDS encoding class I SAM-dependent methyltransferase, whose product is MTVGKSDFIDQSVQEYILSQTVHETAIQRALREETSHRSNAQMQIGPDQAQFMALLAHIIGARRYLEIGVFTGYSTLAMALALPSDGRIVACDVSEEYTSVARRYWEQAGVAGKIDLRLAPALETLERIVGEKTEPFDMAFIDADKENVAKYFEYCLQLVRPGGLILVDNVLWSGRVANSSVNDADTCALRNVSVRAANDDRVEVSLVPICDGILIARKR
- a CDS encoding DUF3311 domain-containing protein produces the protein MVPLRAVLAAIPIAALTVAVPLVNRVDPRILGLPFVLFWILAWVFLTPVFLWTIGRLERRW